The Microbacterium esteraromaticum genome contains the following window.
TGGAGGTCGCGGCGCAAGGGCGGCCGACCAACTACGGGTATGCGTCGAACTGGCTTGCCGCGAGAGTAAGCGAGATCGAAGGGATCGCTCTCGAGCCGAACGGGAACGTGAAGAACGGCTCCGCGTCTGTTCTGGGTGCGAAGCTCGGCAGGGATGCCTGGCGCCGGCCCTCTACGCCGGACGTCGTAGACAGGATCATCGACCGTGTCGCGGCGGGGGTTGCGGAGGGCGGCATTGGCGTTGGAGTTCTCCTTGGCTATGCACCGGACTCGGGAAGGGTTGAAATGCTGAAACTCGCGCGACGCGCGAGTGCTCTCGGTGTGCCGCTGTTCGTCCATGGTCGATACAAGGAAGCGGATGATCCGCTCTCCGGGATTGAGGGTGTCTTGGAGCTTATCGCTCTAGCCGCCGCGACCGACGCTCATATTCATCTCTGCCACATCAACTCGACGTACTCTCTCCAGGCGGATCTCATCCTCGATGCCATTGAGGGAGCGCAGAAGAGCGGAATTCGGGTGACGACGGAAGCATATCCATATCACGCATCCTCTACCGTCATCGGTGCACCTTTTCTCTCGCCCGAGCAGATGTCGAGCCGCGGAAAGCGGCCAACGAGTATCCGCTACCTAAAGACCGGCGAGCGGGTTTCAGACTTCCAGCGACTCGCCCAGCTGAGATCCGAGGACCCCGGAGGGACCGTTGTCGTGGACTACCTGGATCCCGATGATCCGGCACAGATCGCATTGCTCCACAAGATGGTGAGTTTCCCCGGAACCGTCGTGGCCTCCGACGCGATGCTGCTTCAACTCAACGGCCGCCGGAATGGCGCAGACATCGAGACCCGATGGCCTGTGCCGCCGGGAGTCTTCGCGCATCCGCGGACTGCTGGGACGTTCTCGCGGACACTCGGACACATCAGTCGTGAGCTCGGGCTGATGTCGTTGAACGAGGCGATCTCGCGTTGCAGTTATCTTCCGGCGAAGATGCTAGAGGGTTTCGTCCCGGCGATGCGCACCAAGGGGCGGATCCAAGTGGGTTGCGACGCGGACATCGTGGTGTTTGATCCCGAGACCATCCGTGACCGCGCCGACTTTGAGACTCTGAAACCGTCGATAGGCGTCGAACAGGTGCTCGTCAACGGCGAGTTCGTCGTGCAGAACGGCACGCTTCTTCCTGAGGCACTGCCTGGTCGCGCGATCCGGTCGGAGGTCGGCTGAAGCCACGGCGTGATTCGCCTGTATGGCTTGCGCGCATCCGCACGTCCCACCTACACCAGTACCGCTTTCTTCTCCCGTCGCATGCCGTGCAGCAGCGGCTCGGTGTATCCGCTCGGCTGGCTGGCGCCTTCCAGAATCAGTCGCCGTGCGGCGGCGTACGCGATCCTCGGCCCAGCACCAGAGAGGGGCTCGTATGTAGCATCCGATGCGTTCTGCCCGTCGACGACGGGCGCGAGGCGCTGCAGAGCAGCGTCGACGTCGGCCTCGGTGATCACGTCGTGCTGCAGCCAGTTCGCCAGCAGCTGGCTCGAGATGCGCAGCGTCGCGCGGTCTTCCATGAGGGCGACGCCGTGGATGTCGGGCACCTTCGAGCATCCGACGCCCTGATCGATCCACCGCACCACGTACCCCAAGATCGACTGCACGTTGTTATCGAGCTCGGTCGCGACGACGTCGGCCGTCAGATCGCCCGCGTCGGCGAGCGGCGGCTGCAGCAGCACATCCAGCGATGACGGCTCATATGCCGGCAGCGTCTGACGCACCTCGAACGGGTCGACCTGGTGATAGTGCAGAGCGTGCAGTGTCGCCGCCGTCGGCGACGGCACCCACGCCGTCGACGCCCCCGAACGCACGTGAGCGATCTTCTGCTCGAGCATGTCGTGCATCAGATCGGGCATCGCCCACATGCCCTTGCCGATCTGCGCCCGCCCGCCAAGACCCGACGCCAGCCCGATCGCGACATTGCGGTCTTCGTAGGTCTGCATGAACGGCTGCGCCTTGATGCCCGACTTCGGCAGGAACGGCCCGGCGTGCAGCGACGTGTGGATCTCATCGCCCGTGCGATCGAGGAACCCGGTGTTGATGAACACCACCCGGTCGGATGCTGCCGCGATGCACGCCGCCAGATTCGCCGACGTGCGCCGCTCTTCATCCATGATCCCGACCTTCAGCGTGCGCTCGGGCAGCCCCAGCAGCGCTTCGACTCGGCCGAACAGCTCGACGGCGAACGCCACCTCGTCGGGACCGTGCATCTTCGGCTTGACGATGTACATCGATCCGGTGCGCGAGTTCGCACCGCGCCGCGCGCCCGTCAGGTCGGGCAGCGCACCCAGCGCGGTCATGATCGCATCGAGGATGCCTTCGAACACCTCATCGCCGTCGGCATCGAGCACGGCATCGGTGCGCATCAGATGCCCGACGTTGCGCACGAACAGCACCGACCGGCCCGGCAGCACCAACTCACCGCCCGACGGCGTCGTGTACCGGCGGTCATCGTTCAGCCGGCGCGTGAACGACTG
Protein-coding sequences here:
- a CDS encoding amidohydrolase family protein, encoding MTPTADRSLDVVLVNGRVIDPESGVDGLRHVGIRGSKIVSIQSASEPPPHATRLMDIAGSVIAPGFVDVHSHAQTVNGLRLQALDGVTTSLDLEAGVGPVAATHVEVAAQGRPTNYGYASNWLAARVSEIEGIALEPNGNVKNGSASVLGAKLGRDAWRRPSTPDVVDRIIDRVAAGVAEGGIGVGVLLGYAPDSGRVEMLKLARRASALGVPLFVHGRYKEADDPLSGIEGVLELIALAAATDAHIHLCHINSTYSLQADLILDAIEGAQKSGIRVTTEAYPYHASSTVIGAPFLSPEQMSSRGKRPTSIRYLKTGERVSDFQRLAQLRSEDPGGTVVVDYLDPDDPAQIALLHKMVSFPGTVVASDAMLLQLNGRRNGADIETRWPVPPGVFAHPRTAGTFSRTLGHISRELGLMSLNEAISRCSYLPAKMLEGFVPAMRTKGRIQVGCDADIVVFDPETIRDRADFETLKPSIGVEQVLVNGEFVVQNGTLLPEALPGRAIRSEVG
- a CDS encoding malate synthase G, whose translation is MTTYLDRAGLSVADPIAEFAETALADAGLDASAFWSGVAEIIHDLAPRNAELLRIRDDLQQRIDAFHRASPGRPDPAQYRALLTEIGYLVPEPAPFRITTENVDPEIATMAGPQLVVPLLNARFALNAANARWGSLYDALYGTDAIEQTVELAPGREYNAARGAEVIARGRALLDQAAPLTEGSHADATGYRVDAEGLAVATASGIRRLSDPATFVGFAGPADAPTSVLLRHHGLHVEIVIDRDGAIGRTDAAGVHDVVLESATTTIMDLEDSVAAVDADDKALGYRNWRGLMDGTLTETVRKGGQSFTRRLNDDRRYTTPSGGELVLPGRSVLFVRNVGHLMRTDAVLDADGDEVFEGILDAIMTALGALPDLTGARRGANSRTGSMYIVKPKMHGPDEVAFAVELFGRVEALLGLPERTLKVGIMDEERRTSANLAACIAAASDRVVFINTGFLDRTGDEIHTSLHAGPFLPKSGIKAQPFMQTYEDRNVAIGLASGLGGRAQIGKGMWAMPDLMHDMLEQKIAHVRSGASTAWVPSPTAATLHALHYHQVDPFEVRQTLPAYEPSSLDVLLQPPLADAGDLTADVVATELDNNVQSILGYVVRWIDQGVGCSKVPDIHGVALMEDRATLRISSQLLANWLQHDVITEADVDAALQRLAPVVDGQNASDATYEPLSGAGPRIAYAAARRLILEGASQPSGYTEPLLHGMRREKKAVLV